In Herbaspirillum seropedicae, a single window of DNA contains:
- a CDS encoding FadR/GntR family transcriptional regulator, with product MRAMKTSPSSSAAAQAVPPAPGSARGKVTLADHVTSVLARQIRAGEFAPETRLPSEMELTERFSVSRTVIREAISRLKSEGLVGSRRGSGTVVLPANPATPFRLDLDVDDGRDSIQAVLRVIELRRGVEGEMAALAAQRRTSAQNLAIQQALQAIDEAAAAGRDGVPEDFAFHAAISNASHNPLYTSLVQFLSQFLHAAIRVARMNEARSNEFVQQVRAEHAALAEAISAGDAEAARAAALRHMENSAQRLQAADRAFWASAEGQAAARDLARVRDAG from the coding sequence ATGCGCGCCATGAAGACTTCCCCCTCCTCCAGCGCTGCTGCGCAGGCAGTGCCACCGGCGCCGGGATCGGCCCGCGGCAAGGTGACGCTGGCCGATCATGTCACCAGCGTGCTGGCGCGGCAGATCCGTGCTGGCGAATTTGCTCCCGAGACGCGCCTGCCCTCGGAGATGGAGCTGACCGAGCGCTTTTCGGTGAGCCGTACGGTGATCCGTGAAGCCATCTCCCGGCTCAAGTCGGAAGGGCTGGTGGGTTCGCGGCGCGGGAGCGGTACGGTGGTGCTGCCGGCCAATCCGGCGACCCCGTTCCGGCTGGATCTGGATGTGGATGACGGACGTGACTCCATCCAGGCGGTGTTGCGGGTGATCGAACTGCGGCGCGGGGTGGAAGGCGAGATGGCGGCGCTGGCCGCGCAACGGCGCACGAGCGCGCAGAACCTGGCGATCCAGCAAGCCTTGCAGGCCATTGATGAGGCTGCAGCAGCGGGTCGCGATGGGGTGCCGGAAGACTTTGCCTTCCATGCCGCCATTTCCAATGCCTCCCACAATCCGCTCTATACCTCGCTGGTGCAGTTCCTGAGCCAGTTCTTGCATGCGGCCATTCGCGTAGCGCGGATGAATGAGGCGCGCAGCAATGAGTTCGTGCAGCAGGTGCGCGCTGAACACGCTGCCCTGGCCGAGGCGATCAGTGCCGGGGATGCCGAGGCGGCGCGGGCGGCTGCGTTGCGCCATATGGAGAATTCGGCCCAGCGCCTGCAGGCGGCGGATCGCGCCTTCTGGGCCAGCGCGGAAGGGCAGGCGGCGGCGCGGGATCTGGCGCGGGTGAGGGATGCTGGGTAA
- the mmsB gene encoding 3-hydroxyisobutyrate dehydrogenase: MSANIVFIGLGNMGLPMAQNLVKAGFSVSGHDLVKASVDKLVEVGGKTEADSMAAVAKADVVITMLPASRHVESLYLGEAGVLASAKPGTLLIDCSTIAPEAARKVAAAAKARGFEMLDAPVSGGTNGATAGTLTFMVGGSKEAFEAAQPYLQKMGKAIYHAGESGSGQTVKVCNNMLLGILMIGTSEAIRLGMANGMDPKVLSEIMSKSSGRNWTLEVYNPCPGVMETAPASKGYAGGFGVDLMLKDLGLAVENALATNCAIPLGATARNLYDIHSMNGAGKLDFSSIFNMLGKAQ, from the coding sequence ATGAGCGCCAACATCGTCTTCATCGGCCTGGGCAACATGGGTTTGCCGATGGCGCAGAACCTGGTCAAGGCTGGTTTTTCGGTCAGCGGCCATGACCTGGTCAAGGCCAGCGTGGACAAGCTGGTGGAGGTCGGCGGCAAGACCGAAGCCGATTCCATGGCAGCGGTGGCCAAGGCCGACGTGGTCATCACCATGCTGCCAGCCAGCCGACACGTGGAGTCGCTCTACCTGGGCGAGGCCGGGGTGCTGGCCTCGGCCAAGCCGGGCACGCTCTTGATCGACTGCTCCACCATCGCCCCGGAAGCGGCGCGCAAGGTCGCTGCAGCGGCCAAGGCGCGCGGCTTCGAGATGCTCGATGCGCCGGTCTCCGGTGGCACCAATGGCGCCACTGCGGGCACGCTGACCTTCATGGTGGGCGGCAGCAAGGAGGCCTTCGAGGCGGCCCAGCCGTATCTGCAGAAGATGGGCAAGGCCATTTATCACGCGGGCGAGAGCGGCAGCGGGCAGACCGTCAAGGTCTGCAACAACATGCTGCTGGGCATCCTGATGATCGGCACCTCCGAAGCCATCCGCCTGGGCATGGCCAATGGCATGGATCCCAAGGTACTGTCGGAGATCATGTCCAAGAGTTCGGGCCGCAACTGGACGCTGGAGGTCTACAACCCTTGTCCTGGCGTGATGGAAACCGCACCGGCTTCCAAGGGCTATGCCGGCGGCTTTGGCGTGGACCTGATGCTCAAGGACCTGGGGCTGGCCGTCGAGAATGCGTTGGCGACCAACTGCGCCATTCCCTTGGGCGCCACTGCGCGCAACCTCTACGACATCCACAGCATGAACGGCGCCGGCAAGCTGGACTTCTCCAGCATCTTCAACATGCTGGGCAAGGCGCAGTAA
- a CDS encoding CoA-acylating methylmalonate-semialdehyde dehydrogenase has protein sequence MSQANIPNVPLYLNGEKVQSTSKEWRDVLNPATQEVVARVPFATKEEVDRAVANAKETFKTWRNTSLAQRMRIMLKFQQLLRENIAPLAELITREHGKTLPDAEGEVMRGLEVVEHACSITSLQLGELAENVAGGVDVYTLYQPLGVGAGITAFNFPVMLPCFMFPIAVACGNTFVLKPSEQDPTSSLFLVELANQAGLPPGVLNVVHGGPDVANMICDHPDIKAVSFIGSTHVGTHIYRRASEAGKRAQCMMGAKNHCIVLPDAPKDQAINNLLGAAFGAAGQRCMANSVVVLVGQTREWIPEIVERSKAMKVGPGTDRKADVGPLVSKAAKERVERLIASGVEQGAKLLLDGRNCKVAGSENGNFVGPTVFTGVKPEMDIYTQEIFGPAMCIVELDTLDEAIAFINANPNGNGTSIFTSSGYAARKFQNEIDVGQVGINVPIPVPVAYFSFTGSRASKLGDLGPNGKQAVTFWTQTKTVTARWYAPDEEAGQVNTTITLK, from the coding sequence ATGAGCCAAGCCAACATCCCCAACGTTCCCCTGTACCTCAACGGTGAAAAGGTACAGTCCACTTCCAAGGAGTGGCGCGACGTATTGAACCCGGCCACCCAGGAAGTGGTGGCGCGCGTGCCCTTCGCGACCAAGGAAGAAGTCGACCGGGCCGTGGCCAACGCCAAGGAGACCTTCAAGACCTGGCGCAATACCTCGTTGGCCCAGCGCATGCGCATCATGCTCAAGTTCCAGCAACTGCTGCGCGAGAACATCGCCCCGCTGGCCGAACTGATCACCCGCGAGCACGGCAAGACGCTGCCGGATGCCGAAGGCGAAGTCATGCGCGGCCTGGAAGTGGTGGAGCACGCCTGCTCGATCACCTCGCTGCAACTGGGCGAGCTGGCCGAGAACGTGGCCGGCGGCGTGGACGTCTATACGCTCTACCAGCCGCTGGGCGTGGGGGCGGGCATCACCGCCTTCAACTTCCCCGTGATGCTGCCTTGCTTCATGTTCCCCATTGCGGTGGCCTGTGGCAATACCTTCGTGTTGAAGCCCTCCGAGCAGGATCCGACTTCCTCGCTGTTCCTGGTCGAACTGGCCAACCAGGCCGGTCTGCCGCCGGGCGTCCTGAACGTGGTGCATGGCGGCCCGGACGTGGCCAACATGATCTGCGACCATCCCGATATCAAGGCGGTCTCCTTCATCGGTTCCACCCACGTCGGCACCCATATCTACCGCCGCGCCAGCGAGGCCGGCAAGCGCGCCCAGTGCATGATGGGCGCCAAGAACCACTGCATCGTGCTGCCCGATGCACCCAAGGACCAGGCCATCAACAACCTGCTGGGCGCAGCCTTCGGTGCGGCCGGACAGCGCTGCATGGCCAATTCGGTGGTGGTGCTGGTGGGCCAGACGCGTGAATGGATTCCCGAGATCGTCGAACGCTCCAAGGCCATGAAGGTCGGCCCCGGCACGGACCGCAAGGCCGATGTCGGTCCGCTGGTCTCCAAGGCGGCCAAGGAACGTGTGGAACGCCTGATCGCCAGCGGCGTGGAGCAGGGCGCCAAGCTGCTGCTGGATGGCCGCAACTGCAAGGTGGCCGGCAGCGAGAACGGCAACTTCGTGGGGCCGACCGTCTTCACGGGCGTCAAGCCCGAGATGGACATCTACACCCAGGAAATCTTCGGCCCGGCCATGTGCATCGTCGAACTGGACACGCTGGATGAAGCCATTGCCTTCATCAACGCCAACCCCAACGGCAATGGCACGTCCATCTTCACCAGCTCGGGCTATGCGGCGCGCAAGTTCCAGAACGAGATCGATGTCGGCCAGGTCGGCATCAACGTGCCGATTCCGGTCCCCGTGGCTTACTTCAGCTTCACCGGTTCGCGTGCGTCCAAGCTGGGCGACCTCGGCCCCAACGGCAAGCAGGCCGTGACCTTCTGGACCCAGACCAAGACCGTCACCGCACGCTGGTATGCGCCCGATGAAGAAGCCGGCCAGGTCAACACCACCATCACCCTGAAGTAA
- the denD gene encoding D-erythronate dehydrogenase, with protein MHIVITGGAGFLGSRLARQLLQRGTLTGRDGQPQAIKRITLLDVAPAQGFDDPRIEAVTGDIADAAVIERVITAETQSIFHLAAIVSGHAEADFDLGMKINFDATRVILERARALGSKPRVVFTSSVAVFGGELPAVVPDNTLLMPQSSYGAQKVMGELLVQDYSRKGFIDGRALRMPTISVRPGAPNKAASSFASGIIREPLNGQPSVCPVTPDTRMWLMSPRQAIANLIHGHEINGADLGLARFLSIDGLCVTVKEMVEALEQVAGKEVVQLIEWKEDEAIKRIVNSWPGAFEAKRAKALGFTADANFADIIRAHIEDEVKK; from the coding sequence ATGCATATCGTCATCACCGGCGGCGCCGGTTTCCTGGGCAGCCGTCTGGCGCGCCAGCTGCTGCAGCGCGGCACCCTGACCGGCCGCGACGGCCAGCCGCAAGCGATCAAGCGCATCACCCTGCTGGACGTGGCGCCGGCGCAGGGCTTCGATGATCCGCGCATCGAGGCGGTCACTGGCGACATTGCGGACGCCGCCGTGATCGAGCGGGTCATCACGGCCGAGACGCAGTCCATCTTCCACCTGGCGGCCATCGTCAGCGGCCACGCCGAGGCCGATTTCGACCTGGGCATGAAGATCAACTTCGACGCCACCCGCGTGATCCTGGAACGCGCCCGCGCCCTGGGCAGCAAGCCGCGCGTGGTGTTCACCAGCTCGGTGGCGGTGTTCGGCGGCGAACTGCCGGCGGTGGTGCCGGACAATACCCTGCTGATGCCGCAAAGCTCCTACGGCGCGCAGAAGGTGATGGGCGAATTGCTGGTGCAGGATTATTCACGCAAGGGTTTCATCGATGGCCGTGCGCTGCGCATGCCGACCATCTCGGTGCGTCCGGGCGCGCCCAACAAGGCGGCCTCCAGCTTCGCCTCGGGCATCATCCGCGAACCGCTCAATGGCCAGCCCTCGGTCTGCCCGGTCACGCCGGACACCCGCATGTGGCTGATGTCGCCGCGCCAGGCCATCGCCAACCTGATCCACGGCCATGAAATCAATGGCGCGGATCTGGGCCTGGCGCGCTTCCTGTCCATCGACGGCCTGTGTGTGACCGTCAAGGAGATGGTGGAGGCACTGGAACAAGTCGCCGGCAAGGAAGTGGTCCAGCTGATCGAATGGAAGGAAGACGAAGCGATCAAGCGCATCGTCAATTCCTGGCCCGGCGCCTTCGAGGCCAAGCGCGCCAAGGCGCTGGGTTTCACGGCGGACGCCAACTTCGCCGACATCATCCGGGCGCATATCGAAGACGAAGTGAAGAAATAA
- a CDS encoding LysR family transcriptional regulator produces MLDWDNLRIFLELTRSQGLVDAAKKLGIDHSTVSRRMKRFEEQVGSQLFDRNNHGYKLTADGYRLVEYAEQVESTLYAATEELGGHNSKLSGQVRLGATEGFGTFVLAPHIAHFCARNPHITVDMLPMPRFVNLSKHEADISVSIERPLSGNYVVTKLSDYVLKLYASRDYLAQHPPIHTMDDLAQHHFIGYIDDLVFSEELRYKDTVAPDAFRAFRSTSVVAQYTAACAGRALAILPCFLAQQSEELAPVLPQQIAITRSFWLVASSEQRHVARVSALWSYLRECVELNRDFLMGQSRRMRWLE; encoded by the coding sequence ATGCTGGACTGGGACAACCTGAGGATCTTCCTCGAACTCACGCGCAGCCAAGGCCTGGTGGATGCGGCCAAGAAACTGGGCATCGACCATTCGACCGTCTCGCGCCGCATGAAGCGCTTCGAGGAACAGGTCGGCAGCCAGCTGTTCGACCGCAACAACCACGGCTACAAGCTCACCGCCGACGGCTACCGGCTGGTGGAATATGCTGAGCAGGTCGAAAGCACCCTCTACGCCGCCACCGAAGAGCTGGGCGGACATAACAGCAAGCTCTCCGGCCAGGTGCGACTGGGCGCCACCGAAGGCTTCGGCACCTTCGTACTGGCGCCGCACATTGCCCATTTCTGCGCCCGCAATCCGCATATCACAGTGGACATGCTGCCCATGCCGCGCTTCGTGAACCTGTCCAAGCATGAGGCCGACATCAGCGTCTCCATCGAGCGGCCCCTGTCGGGTAATTACGTGGTCACAAAACTGTCCGACTATGTCCTGAAGCTTTATGCTTCACGCGACTACCTGGCCCAGCATCCGCCCATTCACACCATGGATGACCTGGCGCAACATCACTTCATCGGCTATATCGATGACCTGGTCTTCAGTGAAGAATTGCGCTACAAGGATACGGTAGCGCCCGACGCCTTCCGGGCCTTTCGCAGCACCAGCGTGGTGGCGCAATATACGGCGGCCTGCGCTGGTCGCGCGCTGGCCATCCTGCCTTGCTTCCTGGCGCAGCAATCCGAGGAACTGGCGCCGGTGCTGCCGCAGCAGATCGCCATTACGCGCAGCTTCTGGCTGGTGGCCTCCAGCGAGCAGCGCCATGTGGCGCGGGTGTCGGCGCTGTGGAGTTACCTGCGCGAGTGCGTGGAGCTCAACCGCGATTTCCTGATGGGCCAGTCGCGCCGGATGCGCTGGCTGGAATGA
- a CDS encoding DJ-1/PfpI family protein, whose protein sequence is MAAKKILLLTGDFAEDYETMVPFQALQMVGHTVHAVCPGKKAGDKVKTAIHDFEGDQTYTEKPGHQFALNASFDDVSAAGYDALVVAGGRAPEYLRLNPKVIELVQAFAKADKPIAAVCHGPQVLAAAGVLEGKKVSAYPACAPEVKLAGGQFADIAVDAAITDGKLVTAPAWPAHPAWLAQFLQVLGTRIEL, encoded by the coding sequence ATGGCTGCAAAGAAGATCCTGCTGTTGACCGGTGATTTTGCCGAGGATTATGAAACCATGGTGCCCTTCCAGGCCCTGCAGATGGTCGGCCACACCGTCCACGCGGTCTGCCCCGGCAAGAAAGCCGGCGACAAGGTCAAGACCGCCATCCACGACTTCGAAGGCGACCAGACCTATACCGAAAAGCCGGGCCACCAGTTCGCGCTCAACGCCAGCTTCGACGACGTCAGCGCCGCCGGCTATGACGCCCTGGTGGTGGCCGGCGGCCGCGCGCCCGAATACCTGCGCCTGAACCCCAAGGTGATCGAGCTGGTGCAAGCCTTCGCCAAGGCCGACAAGCCCATCGCCGCGGTCTGTCACGGTCCGCAGGTGCTGGCGGCGGCCGGCGTGCTGGAAGGCAAGAAGGTGTCGGCCTATCCGGCCTGCGCGCCGGAAGTCAAGCTGGCCGGCGGCCAGTTCGCCGACATCGCAGTGGATGCCGCCATCACCGACGGCAAGCTGGTCACCGCCCCGGCATGGCCAGCGCATCCGGCCTGGCTGGCGCAGTTCCTGCAGGTGCTGGGGACTCGCATCGAGCTATAA
- a CDS encoding methyl-accepting chemotaxis protein — MKINDLPQDLLAPTDAAVLPATVQQPTPAQPQPQPLLASSEDEGGYPYPAQATLMSSTDTSSVLTYANSSFVEVSGFHREQLIGQPHNIVRHPDMPREAFADMWATLRRGDAWTAVVKNRRADGRHYWVRANVTPIRRGGGITGFLSVRTQPAPHEIRAAAALYRRFREGRARGLRFCHGLVVRSGLLGWTRLEQVLPVRWRLRLALAAGGLTALAGGILAGAPLAPMAASVLPPLALACLWLERRLAAPLELVLQQAKAVACGQPAQTQGLDRIDEIGLLLRAVNQSGLNLRALIDDVAAQVQGLEQASRQIASDNADLRQRTADTHAQLQQTASAAEQMATAVRHSADSAQAAHAQARQTSQAAAQGRDIVTQVVQTMHQIADASGRIGEINGLIDSIAFQTNILALNAAVEAARAGEAGRGFAVVAAEVRTLAQRSASAAREIKALIAHSVGQSQAGAQRAEQAAAAIESIVAQAQDMSTLIGAISTSAVEQSQGVSQVSQSALMLDGMTQQNAAMVEHSAAAVAAMQQRMQTLQQAVAVFEHD, encoded by the coding sequence ATGAAGATCAACGATTTGCCCCAGGACCTGCTAGCGCCCACCGACGCTGCCGTCCTGCCCGCCACCGTCCAGCAGCCCACCCCGGCGCAGCCACAGCCGCAACCCCTGCTTGCGAGCAGCGAGGACGAAGGCGGCTACCCCTACCCGGCGCAGGCCACCCTCATGTCCAGCACCGACACCAGCAGCGTGCTCACCTACGCCAACTCCAGTTTCGTCGAGGTCAGCGGTTTCCACCGGGAGCAACTGATCGGCCAACCCCACAACATCGTGCGCCATCCTGATATGCCGCGCGAGGCTTTTGCCGACATGTGGGCCACGCTGCGGCGCGGCGACGCCTGGACTGCCGTGGTCAAGAACCGCCGCGCCGATGGCCGCCACTACTGGGTGCGCGCCAACGTCACCCCGATCCGGCGCGGCGGCGGCATCACCGGCTTCCTGTCGGTGCGCACCCAGCCTGCCCCGCATGAAATCCGTGCTGCTGCAGCGCTGTACCGGCGCTTTCGCGAAGGCCGGGCGCGTGGATTGCGCTTCTGCCACGGGCTGGTGGTGCGTAGCGGCCTGCTCGGCTGGACGCGCCTGGAACAGGTGCTGCCGGTGCGCTGGCGGCTACGGCTGGCGCTGGCCGCGGGCGGCCTCACCGCGCTGGCCGGCGGCATCCTGGCCGGTGCGCCGTTAGCGCCGATGGCCGCCAGTGTGCTGCCGCCGCTGGCGCTGGCCTGCCTCTGGCTGGAACGCCGCCTGGCTGCACCGCTGGAATTGGTCCTGCAACAGGCCAAGGCCGTCGCCTGCGGCCAGCCGGCCCAGACCCAGGGCCTGGACCGCATCGATGAAATCGGCCTGCTGCTGCGTGCAGTCAATCAATCCGGCCTCAACCTGCGTGCACTCATTGACGACGTCGCCGCGCAAGTCCAGGGACTGGAACAGGCCAGCCGCCAGATCGCCAGCGACAATGCCGACCTGCGCCAACGCACCGCCGACACCCACGCCCAATTGCAGCAGACCGCCAGCGCCGCCGAACAGATGGCCACCGCCGTGCGCCACAGCGCCGACAGCGCCCAGGCCGCCCATGCCCAGGCGCGCCAGACCAGCCAAGCCGCCGCACAAGGGCGCGACATCGTCACCCAGGTCGTGCAGACCATGCACCAGATCGCCGACGCCTCCGGCCGCATTGGCGAAATCAACGGCCTCATCGACAGCATTGCCTTCCAGACCAACATCCTGGCCCTGAACGCCGCCGTGGAAGCGGCCCGGGCGGGTGAAGCCGGTCGCGGCTTCGCCGTGGTGGCGGCGGAAGTGCGCACCCTGGCCCAGCGCAGCGCCAGCGCGGCCCGTGAGATCAAGGCCCTGATCGCCCACAGCGTGGGCCAGAGCCAGGCCGGAGCGCAACGCGCCGAGCAGGCAGCAGCGGCCATCGAGAGCATCGTTGCACAAGCCCAGGACATGAGTACGCTCATCGGCGCCATCTCCACCAGCGCGGTCGAGCAGAGCCAGGGGGTGAGCCAGGTCAGCCAGTCGGCGCTGATGCTCGATGGCATGACCCAGCAGAACGCCGCGATGGTCGAGCATTCGGCCGCCGCCGTGGCAGCCATGCAGCAGCGCATGCAGACCCTGCAACAGGCCGTGGCCGTCTTCGAGCACGACTGA
- a CDS encoding ABC transporter substrate-binding protein — MRKNALGRSLTAAAVACTVSLAATAIPAWAQDANTVKIGVLTDMSGPYSAMGGQGSVVAAKMAVEDCLKNECKGMKIEILSADNQNKPDVGVTRAREWLDRDKVEAIADLTNSSVALAVQKLIKDKGGIAMYSGPATGALTTAECAPNGFHWMFDTYSQAAGAAAALTKLGNKSWYFVTVDYAFGHSLEKDASDVVKANGGTVVGSVRHPLNASDFSSFLLQAQASKAQVIGLADGGTDVVNAIKQARSFAVGGKDQRLVALLVFLSDVHALGLEAAQGLVYTDGFYWDYDEQTRAFSKRFESQFKNIKPTMVQAGVYSSVYQFLKARAAAKTSDWKVVAQKMREIPIADAVMRNASIRPDGRVIHDMYLYQVKTPAESKGPWDYLKLLSVIPAQQAFRPMDAACPLVKQ; from the coding sequence ATGCGCAAGAACGCTTTGGGCCGTTCGCTCACGGCTGCCGCCGTGGCCTGTACCGTGTCACTGGCCGCTACGGCCATCCCGGCATGGGCGCAGGACGCCAATACGGTCAAGATCGGCGTGCTCACCGACATGTCCGGCCCGTATTCGGCCATGGGCGGGCAGGGTTCGGTGGTCGCCGCCAAGATGGCGGTGGAAGACTGCCTCAAGAATGAATGCAAGGGGATGAAGATCGAGATCCTCTCGGCAGACAACCAGAACAAGCCGGACGTGGGCGTTACCCGCGCCCGCGAATGGCTGGACCGCGACAAGGTCGAAGCCATTGCCGACCTCACCAATTCCTCGGTGGCGCTGGCGGTGCAGAAGCTCATCAAGGACAAGGGCGGCATCGCCATGTACAGCGGCCCGGCCACCGGTGCGCTGACCACCGCCGAGTGCGCGCCTAATGGCTTCCACTGGATGTTCGACACCTACTCGCAGGCCGCCGGCGCGGCTGCGGCGCTGACCAAGCTGGGCAACAAGTCCTGGTACTTCGTGACGGTGGACTATGCCTTCGGCCATTCGCTGGAGAAGGATGCCTCCGATGTGGTCAAGGCCAATGGCGGCACCGTGGTGGGGTCGGTGCGCCATCCGCTGAACGCGTCGGACTTCTCTTCCTTCCTGCTGCAGGCGCAGGCCTCCAAGGCCCAGGTGATCGGCCTGGCCGATGGCGGCACCGATGTGGTCAATGCGATCAAGCAGGCGCGCTCCTTTGCCGTCGGTGGCAAGGACCAGCGCCTGGTGGCGCTGCTGGTGTTCCTCTCGGATGTGCACGCATTGGGGTTGGAGGCGGCGCAGGGCCTGGTCTACACCGATGGCTTCTACTGGGATTATGACGAGCAGACCCGCGCCTTCTCCAAGCGCTTCGAGTCGCAGTTCAAGAACATCAAGCCGACCATGGTGCAGGCGGGCGTCTATTCCAGCGTCTACCAGTTCCTGAAGGCCCGTGCGGCGGCCAAGACCTCGGACTGGAAGGTGGTCGCACAGAAGATGCGCGAGATCCCGATCGCCGACGCCGTCATGCGCAACGCCTCCATTCGTCCCGATGGCCGCGTGATCCACGACATGTACCTGTACCAGGTCAAGACCCCGGCTGAATCCAAGGGGCCCTGGGATTACCTGAAGCTGCTCTCGGTGATCCCGGCCCAGCAAGCCTTCCGTCCCATGGACGCAGCCTGTCCGCTGGTCAAGCAGTAA